Proteins encoded within one genomic window of Triticum aestivum cultivar Chinese Spring chromosome 2D, IWGSC CS RefSeq v2.1, whole genome shotgun sequence:
- the LOC543102 gene encoding calcium-dependent protein kinase 19 isoform X2, translating into MGQCCSRATSPDSVQGGANGYGYSHQPKQAQAPPSYNNAQPPPQAEVRYTPPAMNPPVVPPVVAPSKPMPDTILGKQYEDVRSVYSLGKELGRGQFGVTYLCTEISTGRQYACKSISKRKLVSKADKEDIRREIQIMQHLSGQPNIVEFCGAYEDKGSVHVVMELCAGGELFDRIIAKGHYSERAAATICRGVVNVVNVCHFMGVMHRDLKPENFLLATKDENAVLKATDFGLSVFIEEGKMYRDIVGSAYYVAPEVLRRNYGKEIDVWSAGVILYILLSGVPPFWAETEKGIFDAILQGEIDFESQPWPSISESAKDLVRKMLAQDPKKRISSAQVLQHPWLREGEASDKPIDSAVLSRMKQFRAMNKLKKMALKVIASNLNEEEIKGLKQMFMNMDTDNSGTITYEELKAGLAKLGSKLSEAEVKQLMDAADVDGNGSIDYVEFITATMHRHKLERDEHLFKAFQYFDKDNSG; encoded by the exons ATGGGCCAGTGTTGCAGCAGAGCTACGTCCCCGGATTCTGTCCAAGGAGGAGCCAATGGCTATGGCTATTCTCACCAGCCAAAACAAGCACAAGCACCTCCTAGTTACAACAATGCTCAGCCACCACCACAAGCTGAGGTGAGGTACACACCGCCAGCGATGAACCCTCCTGTAGTCCCACCTGTGGTTGCCCCCTCAAAGCCCATGCCGGACACGATTCTCGGCAAGCAGTACGAGGATGTGCGCTCTGTCTACTCCCTTGGCAAGGAACTTGGTAGGGGGCAGTTCGGGGTGACGTACCTTTGCACTGAGATTAGCACTGGCAGGCAGTATGCTTGCAAGTCCATATCCAAGCGCAAGCTCGTGAGTAAGGCTGACAAGGAGGATATCCGCAGGGAGATCCAGATCATGCAGCACCTATCTGGGCAGCCAAACATAGTGGAGTTCTGTGGAGCATATGAGGACAAGGGCAGCGTGCATGTCGTGATGGAGCTCTGTGCAGGCGGGGAGCTGTTTGATCGGATTATTGCCAAGGGGCACTACTCAGAGCGTGCAGCTGCTACAATCTGCAGAGGAGTTGTGAATGTTGTCAATGTTTGCCATTTCATGGGAGTGATGCACCGCGATCTGAAGCCGGAGAACTTCTTGCTTGCGACCAAGGATGAGAATGCAGTGCTCAAGGCCACTGATTTCGGGCTTTCGGTCTTCATTGAAGAAG GAAAAATGTATAGGGACATCGTTGGAAGTGCTTATTATGTTGCTCCTGAAGTCCTTAGGAGAAACTATGGTAAAGAGATAGATGTTTGGAGTGCAGGTGTTATTCTGTACATTCTTCTCAGCGGTGTTCCTCCATTCTGGGCTG AAACTGAGAAGGGAATATTTGATGCTATTCTTCAAGGGGAGATTGACTTTGAAAGTCAGCCATGGCCTTCAATTTCTGAGAGCGCTAAAGACCTTGTGAGGAAGATGTTGGCACAGGATCCAAAGAAAAGAATTAGTTCAGCCCAAGTTCTTC AACATCCATGGCTCAGGGAAGGAGAAGCATCAGATAAACCTATTGACAGTGCTGTTCTTTCTAGGATGAAGCAATTCAGAGCAATGAATAAACTGAAAAAGATGGCTCTAAAG GTTATAGCTTCAAATCTTAACGAGGAAGAGATCAAGGGCCTGAAGCAAATGTTTATGAACATGGACACAGACAACAGTGGGACAATCACATATGAGGAACTCAAAGCAGGACTAGCCAAACTTGGATCGAAGCTCTCAGAAGCTGAAGTAAAGCAGTTGATGGATGCG GCTGATGTGGATGGCAATGGATCAATTGACTACGTTGAGTTCATAACAGCAACCATGCATAGACACAAGCTCGAAAGAGACGAGCATTTGTTCAAGGCGTTCCAGTACTTTGACAAAGACAACAGTGGGTGA
- the LOC543102 gene encoding calcium-dependent protein kinase 19 isoform X1: protein MGQCCSRATSPDSVQGGANGYGYSHQPKQAQAPPSYNNAQPPPQAEVRYTPPAMNPPVVPPVVAPSKPMPDTILGKQYEDVRSVYSLGKELGRGQFGVTYLCTEISTGRQYACKSISKRKLVSKADKEDIRREIQIMQHLSGQPNIVEFCGAYEDKGSVHVVMELCAGGELFDRIIAKGHYSERAAATICRGVVNVVNVCHFMGVMHRDLKPENFLLATKDENAVLKATDFGLSVFIEEGKMYRDIVGSAYYVAPEVLRRNYGKEIDVWSAGVILYILLSGVPPFWAETEKGIFDAILQGEIDFESQPWPSISESAKDLVRKMLAQDPKKRISSAQVLQHPWLREGEASDKPIDSAVLSRMKQFRAMNKLKKMALKVIASNLNEEEIKGLKQMFMNMDTDNSGTITYEELKAGLAKLGSKLSEAEVKQLMDAADVDGNGSIDYVEFITATMHRHKLERDEHLFKAFQYFDKDNSGFITRDELETALIEHEMGDADTIKDIISEVDTDNDGRINYEEFCAMMRGGMQQPIRLK, encoded by the exons ATGGGCCAGTGTTGCAGCAGAGCTACGTCCCCGGATTCTGTCCAAGGAGGAGCCAATGGCTATGGCTATTCTCACCAGCCAAAACAAGCACAAGCACCTCCTAGTTACAACAATGCTCAGCCACCACCACAAGCTGAGGTGAGGTACACACCGCCAGCGATGAACCCTCCTGTAGTCCCACCTGTGGTTGCCCCCTCAAAGCCCATGCCGGACACGATTCTCGGCAAGCAGTACGAGGATGTGCGCTCTGTCTACTCCCTTGGCAAGGAACTTGGTAGGGGGCAGTTCGGGGTGACGTACCTTTGCACTGAGATTAGCACTGGCAGGCAGTATGCTTGCAAGTCCATATCCAAGCGCAAGCTCGTGAGTAAGGCTGACAAGGAGGATATCCGCAGGGAGATCCAGATCATGCAGCACCTATCTGGGCAGCCAAACATAGTGGAGTTCTGTGGAGCATATGAGGACAAGGGCAGCGTGCATGTCGTGATGGAGCTCTGTGCAGGCGGGGAGCTGTTTGATCGGATTATTGCCAAGGGGCACTACTCAGAGCGTGCAGCTGCTACAATCTGCAGAGGAGTTGTGAATGTTGTCAATGTTTGCCATTTCATGGGAGTGATGCACCGCGATCTGAAGCCGGAGAACTTCTTGCTTGCGACCAAGGATGAGAATGCAGTGCTCAAGGCCACTGATTTCGGGCTTTCGGTCTTCATTGAAGAAG GAAAAATGTATAGGGACATCGTTGGAAGTGCTTATTATGTTGCTCCTGAAGTCCTTAGGAGAAACTATGGTAAAGAGATAGATGTTTGGAGTGCAGGTGTTATTCTGTACATTCTTCTCAGCGGTGTTCCTCCATTCTGGGCTG AAACTGAGAAGGGAATATTTGATGCTATTCTTCAAGGGGAGATTGACTTTGAAAGTCAGCCATGGCCTTCAATTTCTGAGAGCGCTAAAGACCTTGTGAGGAAGATGTTGGCACAGGATCCAAAGAAAAGAATTAGTTCAGCCCAAGTTCTTC AACATCCATGGCTCAGGGAAGGAGAAGCATCAGATAAACCTATTGACAGTGCTGTTCTTTCTAGGATGAAGCAATTCAGAGCAATGAATAAACTGAAAAAGATGGCTCTAAAG GTTATAGCTTCAAATCTTAACGAGGAAGAGATCAAGGGCCTGAAGCAAATGTTTATGAACATGGACACAGACAACAGTGGGACAATCACATATGAGGAACTCAAAGCAGGACTAGCCAAACTTGGATCGAAGCTCTCAGAAGCTGAAGTAAAGCAGTTGATGGATGCG GCTGATGTGGATGGCAATGGATCAATTGACTACGTTGAGTTCATAACAGCAACCATGCATAGACACAAGCTCGAAAGAGACGAGCATTTGTTCAAGGCGTTCCAGTACTTTGACAAAGACAACAGTGG CTTCATCACAAGAGATGAACTGGAGACTGCTTTGATTGAGCATGAAATGGGCGATGCGGATACCATAAAGGACATCATATCAGAAGTCGACACAGATAAT GATGGGAGGATTAACTACGAGGAATTCTGCGCTATGATGAGAGGAGGGATGCAGCAGCCAATAAGGCTCAAGTAG